The following are from one region of the Arachis duranensis cultivar V14167 chromosome 10, aradu.V14167.gnm2.J7QH, whole genome shotgun sequence genome:
- the LOC107468547 gene encoding neryl diphosphate diphosphatase, chloroplastic, which produces MDILYAKQTVMLKEAKHVMKKLISEDPMESLYMVDLIQRLGIEHHFQEDIEAALEKQHFIVSTDPIDFFQSHQLDNVALSFRLLRQGGYSLNADIFERLKKNKVQLREAYGEDVKSLVAIHEAAQLSIGEEDTSLEDSGRLCRELLHSWLSRHHHHHEAQYVAISLQQPLHHNLPRFMDKTILLRNFKPNKESVCFVELAEINSCIVRLMNQHEALQVSKWWKGEAMSKEPKFGGYEALKWYMWSMACFTDPSFSEQRIELTKCISLVYLIDDIFDVYGTLDQLILFTDAVKRWELVGTEQLPEFMKICLRALYQITNDFAEKVYKKQGLNPIDTVRNSWIRLSNAFLEERRWLNSGELPKIEEYLKHAVVSTGVHVVLVHAFFLFHQNITHKSLAILDDFPNIIYSVAKILRLSDDLEGYKNKNETGFDGSYIECYMREHQEVSAEEAQKHVEELISMEWKRLNRQVVLSTDHQFSSSYTKFCLNAARMVPLMYHYRTNPSLSNLHQYVKSIAKCQ; this is translated from the exons ATG gatattttatatgcaaaACAAACTGTGATGCTGAAGGAGGCTAAGCATGTAATGAAGAAACTTATTAGCGAGGATCCAATGGAGAGTTTGTACATGGTTGACTTAATCCAAAGGCTTGGCATTGAACACCACTTTCAAGAGGACATTGAAGCTGCACTTGAGAAGCAACATTTCATAGTGAGCACAGATCCCATTGATTTTTTCCAAAGCCATCAACTTGACAATGTTGCACTCTCATTCCGTTTACTCAGACAAGGAGGTTATTCCCTTAATGCAG ATATATTTGAGAGGTTGAAAAAGAACAAAGTGCAGTTGAGAGAAGCATATGGTGAAGATGTGAAGAGTCTCGTAGCGATACATGAAGCAGCGCAGCTAAGCATTGGAGAAGAAGATACTTCTCTTGAGGATTCGGGGCGCCTCTGCCGCGAGCTTCTTCATTCATGGCTGTCAaggcatcatcatcatcatgaagctcAATATGTTGCAATCTCTCTCCAGCAACCACTTCATCACAACTTGCCTAGATTCATGGACAAAACCATCTTGCTTAGGAACTTCAAACCCAACAAGGAATCTGTGTGTTTTGTGGAACTTGCAGAAATCAATTCCTGCATAGTTAGGCTCATGAACCAGCATGAAGCCCTTCAAGTTTCAAA ATGGTGGAAAGGGGAAGCTATGTCGAAGGAGCCGAAATTTGGAGGGTATGAAGCTCTAAAATGGTACATGTGGTCCATGGCGTGCTTCACAGATCCGAGCTTTTCAGAGCAAAGGATTGAGCTCACGAAATGCATCTCGCTAGTATACCTAATTGATGACATTTTCGATGTTTATGGCACCTTGGATCAGCTTATTCTATTTACTGATGCGGTCAAGAG ATGGGAATTGGTGGGAACAGAGCAGCTTCCAGAATTCATGAAAATTTGTCTGCGTGCTCTTTATCAAATTACCAACGATTTCGCTGAAAAAGTCTACAAAAAGCAAGGATTGAATCCCATAGATACTGTTAGAAATTCG TGGATACGACTATCGAATGCGTTCTTGGAAGAGAGACGTTGGTTGAATTCTGGTGAATTGCCAAAGATAGAGGAGTACCTGAAGCATGCAGTTGTAAGCACAGGAGTGCACGTGGTGCTTGTCCATGcatttttccttttccatcaaAATATAACTCACAAATCTCTAGCAATTTTAGATGACTTTCCAAACATTATATACTCCGTGGCCAAAATCCTTCGTCTTAGTGATGATTTAGAAGGATACAAG AACAAAAATGAAACGGGGTTTGATGGGTCATACATTGAGTGCTACATGAGAGAACATCAAGAGGTTTCAGCTGAAGAAGCACAAAAGCATGTTGAGGAGCTGATTTCGATGGAATGGAAACGTCTCAATAGACAAGTAGTGTTGAGCACAGATCAccaattttcatcttcatatACCAAATTCTGCTTGAATGCTGCTAGAATGGTCCCTCTAATGTACCATTACCgcaccaatccaagcctttCCAACCTGCATCAATATGTCAAGTCTATTGCCAAATGCCAATAA
- the LOC107468519 gene encoding pathogenesis-related protein 1-like: MKTCKISFSLICILFGLLCIMNDYVYAHDDSPKDYLDAHNIARSELGEPNLVWDETLEKYAQNYANQRKQDCQLVHSHGPYGENLAWSSSNDLSGVDAVKMWVDEKPYFNYLLNICADNQMCGHYTQVIWGNTLRVGCAKVICDNNGGTFITCNYDPPGNYIGERPY; this comes from the coding sequence atgaaaacatgcaagatttcattttctcttatttgtATCTTATTCGGCTTATTATGCATTATGAATGATTATGTCTATGCTCATGATGATTCACCAAAAGACTATCTTGATGCACACAACATAGCAAGATCAGAGTTGGGTGAACCGAATTTGGTTTGGGACGAAACCCttgaaaaatatgcacaaaattatgCCAATCAACGTAAACAAGATTGCCAGCTAGTCCATTCACATGGTCCCTATGGAGAGAACCTTGCATGGAGCAGCAGCAAtgatctttctggcgttgatgCTGTGAAAATGTGGGTAGATGAGAAACCATACTTTAATTACTTGTTAAACATATGTGCTGATAATCAAATGTGTGGCCACTACACTCAAGTGATTTGGGGCAACACATTGCGTGTTGGTTGTGCCAAAGTCATTTGTGACAATAATGGAGGCACTTTTATTACTTGCAACTATGATCCTCCTGGCAATTACATTGGAGAGAGACCTTATTGA